A region of the Pricia mediterranea genome:
GACACCCCCGGCGCCTACCCGGGCATCGAGGCCGAGGAAAGGGGACAGGGCGAAGCCATCGCACGGAATATTTTGGAAATGACCCGTCTTAAAGTGCCGATCATTGTCGTCATCATAGGCGAAGGGGCCTCCGGCGGGGCTTTGGGCATCGGGGTAGGTGATAAAGTACTGATGTTGGAAAATACTTGGTATTCGGTCATTTCGCCCGAATCGTGCTCCTCCATCCTTTGGCGTAGTTGGGAATATAAGGAACAGGCCGCGGAAGCCTTAAAACTGACGGCCAAGGATATGAAAAAATTAAAGTTGATCGATGAGATCGTACGTGAGCCTGCGGGAGGTGCACACGCCAATCGGGATAAAACCTTTGAAATCGTCAAGAATAAAATTAGGACCCATTATGAGGAGCTTGAAAAGTTATCCCCAAAAGAATTGGTAGAGCAACGGATGGATAAATATTCCCAAATGGGAGTTTACAACGGCTGATACACGATTTTATCAAGTTCGAAAAAATCCGAAGAAGCTTTTCTTCGGATTTTTTTTGTTATCAACACAAAATCGTAACTTATTAACATGCAATTGTGAACGGACTGTGAATATCGCGAGCGAACAAGTTCTCGTTTCCCTAAAGTTAATTGCATAATTTCGTAGCCATGGAAAAGACCAACCCTGTTATCGGCCGTAAGATTGACAAGTCCACGCTCATCAACTTGGAACGTGGGAAAATTCCGCCACAATCAGTTGATTTAGAGGAAGTTGTTCTCGGAGCGATGATGATCGACAAAAAGGGAGTGGACGAAGTAATAGATATCCTACATCCGGATGTTTTTTACAAGGATGCGCATCGCTATATTTACGAAGCCATTTTTAAACTCTTCGAAACTGCCGAACCGGTGGATTTATTAACAGTTTCGTCCCAGTTGAAGAAGGACGGGAAGCTCGAGGCCATCGGTGGGGATTTTTACCTGATAAAACTCACTCAAAAGGTGGCTTCTTCGGCGCATATAGAGTTCCACGCGCGGATCATCCTACAAAAGTTTATTCAGCGCAGTCTTATTAAAATATCCAACGAAATAATCAAGGAGGCCTACGACGACGGTACCGATGTTTTTGATCTGTTGGATGCTGCGGAGGCCAAATTATACGATGTTACCCAAGGAAACCTGAAACGTTCCGCCGAAACGGCGCAGAACCTGGTCATCCAGGCTAAAAAAAGAATAGAGGAAATCGCCAACAAAGAGGGCCTGAGCGGGGTGCCCTCGGGCTTTGACAAGGTCGATAAGCTGACATCTGGGTGGCAACCCAGTGACTTGATCATCGTCGCTGCACGTCCCGGTATGGGTAAGACCGCCCTGACGCTTTCCATGGCGCGGAACATGGCCGTCAACAACGATATTCCGGTGGCTTTCTTTTCCTGCGAGATGTCGTCGGTACAGCTGATTACGCGTTTAATATCGTCGGAAACGGGGTTGTCGTCCGAAAAACTTCGAACGGGAAAACTGGAGAAGCACGAGTGGGAACAATTGAACGTGAAAGTGAAGTCCCTCGAAAAGGCCCCATTGTTCATAGACGATACCCCGTCGCTGTCCATTTTCGACCTGCGTGCCAAGGCAAGACGACTGGCCTCGCAGCACGATATCAAACTAATTATTATCGATTATCTGCAGCTAATGACCGCCGGAGGGAGCCAAAAAGGCGGTAACCGCGAGCAAGAGATTTCCACCATCTCGCGGAACCTGAAAGCTTTGGCCAAGGAACTCAATGTACCCGTAATCGCCCTGTCCCAGCTTTCCCGCGCCGTGGAGACCCGGGGCGGCAGCAAGCGGCCCTTGCTTTCCGACCTTCGGGAATCGGGGGCGATCGAACAGGATGCCGATATCGTATCGTTTATTTACCGTCCGGAATACTACAAGATCGACGAATGGGACGACGAGGAGCGATCTCCGACCCAGGGCCAGGCGGAGTTTATCGTGGCAAAGCACCGTAACGGCGGACTCGAAAACATACGTCTCAAATTTATCGGCCAGCTCGGTAAATTCGACAACCTCGACGATTTCGATTCGCCCTTCGAATTTCAATCCAAAATGAACGCCAATGAAGAGAATCCGTTTACGACCAAGAACCTGCCCGATGCCGATCAAGCCTTTGGTAGTTCCTTGAACGATGGCGATAATGATGTACCGTTTTAGAAAGCTTTAACGCGTGCTAACAATTCGCAGCAGGGAATTGCGTTATCTTTGGGTAAAGCAGTAACACCCTGACGATGCGCAAAAGTCTCTTCTCTCTTCTTC
Encoded here:
- a CDS encoding acetyl-CoA carboxylase carboxyltransferase subunit alpha, with translation MEYLDFELPIKELEEQLDKCMVIGEESDVDVTETCKQIEQKLADTRKEIYKNLTAWQRVQLSRHPNRPYTLDYINAICGDTFLELHGDRNVKDDKAMITGLGKIDDQSYMFLGQQKGYNTKTRQYRNFGMANPEGYRKALRAMKSAEKFGIPVVCLIDTPGAYPGIEAEERGQGEAIARNILEMTRLKVPIIVVIIGEGASGGALGIGVGDKVLMLENTWYSVISPESCSSILWRSWEYKEQAAEALKLTAKDMKKLKLIDEIVREPAGGAHANRDKTFEIVKNKIRTHYEELEKLSPKELVEQRMDKYSQMGVYNG
- the dnaB gene encoding replicative DNA helicase, whose translation is MEKTNPVIGRKIDKSTLINLERGKIPPQSVDLEEVVLGAMMIDKKGVDEVIDILHPDVFYKDAHRYIYEAIFKLFETAEPVDLLTVSSQLKKDGKLEAIGGDFYLIKLTQKVASSAHIEFHARIILQKFIQRSLIKISNEIIKEAYDDGTDVFDLLDAAEAKLYDVTQGNLKRSAETAQNLVIQAKKRIEEIANKEGLSGVPSGFDKVDKLTSGWQPSDLIIVAARPGMGKTALTLSMARNMAVNNDIPVAFFSCEMSSVQLITRLISSETGLSSEKLRTGKLEKHEWEQLNVKVKSLEKAPLFIDDTPSLSIFDLRAKARRLASQHDIKLIIIDYLQLMTAGGSQKGGNREQEISTISRNLKALAKELNVPVIALSQLSRAVETRGGSKRPLLSDLRESGAIEQDADIVSFIYRPEYYKIDEWDDEERSPTQGQAEFIVAKHRNGGLENIRLKFIGQLGKFDNLDDFDSPFEFQSKMNANEENPFTTKNLPDADQAFGSSLNDGDNDVPF